GAAATTCTTTGGGATAATATATTGTGTCACTTTATTGTAGCTAGTATTAAAGTAATTTAAATATTGCCCAGAATACTCATTGCTCTTTGCCTATGATTATTCCTAGCATAAAGGTATTCCATATTTTATAGATGAAATGACATGAAGTTGTTCAAAAGGTGATTTCAACTAAATAAATGAGAAAGAAAACATTCCCCTTATTCTTGCATGATATTTTTTCTTGATCCTTACTCTTTTGAGTTTAGTACTCCTTTTATGTATTTACaaggtaaaatattttttatatatagttttTCCTAGAAAATAATTATCACTATCTAATCATAATAAGTGGAACTAGTTATCCAAAATAAGACAAATAACGAGTCCATTACTTAAATCATCACTCAACTATCCGAAATTATCTACTGAAGTCATCTTTCTGTAACAAAAAAGTCACATAACTATGCCTATAGCACTCAGAaagtcactcaactagatttgtCAAACTTTTGATTGTCAAATACCTATTATTACCCTCTAAATTGTcaacttttatcttcttcttcttttctttttttttttttttactttttttaatattataatttttttactttttaatcaacattatggacttacctatagaacatataaattttatttataaataaagaataaaaaattagtTTTATAGCATATATGATGtcagaatataataatataagtgagtataattttcaagaatatataaagtatattataaaaatacttttattttaaataattattttttatagtaAGTGCACAGAACATATAtttcaaaacttttattttctttcattctcaattgtgtaaataaatttttgagtttttttatgTTAATATCAAAATATTATTACGAATAAATTGTtctgattaatttttttttactatgctcaatattttattattccgACATTATAAATGCTTAAatactaattttatttttaatttataaataaaatttatttattctataggtaagtctataatataaattaaaaagagaaaaaattctTGATACTAAGAAGTTGTTTTAAAAAAAGGTCAAAAGTGGATAATTTAGAGGGTACAATAGTATTTGGTAATCAAAAATTTGAGAAATCTAGTCGAGTGACGTTCTGAGTGCTATAGGCATAATTAAGTAACTctgttgttacaaacgaaagaaagatAATTTCACTAGGTAATTTTGGATAGTTGAGTGGCCATTTAAGTAATGAAGTCGACAAACAACTTGTTAAAACAGGGGCGAAGCCACCTTTTAaaaagggtggtcaactgaccacccttcaccgaaatattacgaaaaattacactgtatatataaataACATATTGATTTTAGATGTATAAAATACATATTGAACCCTCTTTGTTGGAATTTATTTTTTAGTTCTTTCAAGTCTGAACACCCTTAGAAATATTTCTGGCTTCGTCACCGTGCTAAAACATATATTATATTAATAATAGAGTATAAGAAATATTTGGAGTGGAGAGTAATTAGTACTAGAACATCAGTAAAGATGGTCAAACATGTATATGATTTTCCATAATGATGACTGATTCTCTACGCATTTCACATATAATGCTTTGAACCTCATGTTTTGGGGCAAACAGGAATATCAAACTATTGGAAGATTTCAACAACCTAATTCTTCAAGGTTAGAAAACAAGAATGATAGACACCAACTTTTTCTGGGCATTAGGTATGAGTCTGACTGAAATTATATCCCATTGAAATAATTGAAATCTCCtttacaactatgcaccccatTACAAAAAATTAAGTGACCTACTCCATTTCCTTTTCAGTGCTTTCCCTTTATATAAGAAAATCCTCGTAGGCTTCTTCACTAAATTACCTCACAATTAAGAAAAACTAACTCTCTACCTCTCTTCCTTAAAGAACACAGtcgttagaaacaagaaaacacAACCAACATGGGAAATTTTAGGGCTGGGATTTTCGTTTTGGTTTTGTTCCTATGTTGTGTTGTTCCAAGTTTGGCCACAGTTTATACTGTTGGAGACTCAGCAGGGTGGGCAATGGGTGtggattatagcacttgggcaaCTGGAAAAACTTTTAATGTTGGTGATTCACTTCGTAAGTTTTCTTCTCCCTATTTAGACCATtttcttaaatgcttaactgttaataattggaaaatatATTTGTACGTGAATTTTTTTTAAGTAAGAATGTAACTATAATACATTGAATTTTACAGTATATTCGCATAATTAAACTGTTGTAGCATGTTGTTGTTCTCATTTTTCAGGTTGTTAGCTTTTGCCTTTTGTGATAGTAGTTATCCGTAATTAATTTTTAGGTTACCCAATAATTAAACTTGTAACATTATTAGTAACAAATTAAATATTTGCAGTTTTCAACTATCCAAGTGGTCACACAGTGGATGAAGTAAGTGCTAGTGACTATCAGTCATGCACTGCTGGAAATGCCATAACGTCCGATAAGAGCGGCGccaccacaatttctctcaagacCGCCGGGACTCATTACTTCACTTGTGGCGCAATGGGCCATTGCAGCGGCGGCATGAAGCTCGCCGTCACTGTGGCGGCAGCCGGTGGCGGTGGAGGAGGTTCCACCACACCATCATCCGGCACCACCACACCATCATCCGGCACCACCACTTCTACAGCCACCCCTACACCTGACACTACTACTACTGGCACAACTTCACATCCATCAGCATCAGAAACTTTGTCACCATTTATCCCCTTGTTAATTTCTGGGGTTGCtgcaatattttattttttcgttaTTTCATAAGCTTGGCAAATGGCAAATGGCAAAGGATAGTTCCTTTACCATTTTCTCCCCTTTTGCTTAGTTAGTTTTCTACTGCTTTTCCTATTTGCTTTACTTTTTTGTAAGTGGTTGTGTTGATGAATGTCTTATTTTCAGCTGTGATTTAATTCTTAGCAGTTGGCATGTCATTTTCTAAAATAGTTGATGCATAACTATGATTACGATTATGAATTTTAACTATCATATGATAGCGTTCCACTATGACCATTATGTCTAAGGATTTAATTTTTCACATgaaataacacatgtatttatgTAAAGCAAGTGATTTATGAAGATCGATTAAACTATACTGATAATATGAAACTGTTGAACTATTGTGTATATACCTTAAATTCATATATTTAATAAGAGGTAGTATGAGTAAGACATGTGAACGGACTTTGAATATGACAATAAATGGATCATAAAAATATTGGATCAGTTTTGATGTAAGACGATGTCAAATTAAGTTGATAATGTTAAGAGTAACTAATATCTTACCATAGAACACATATACATATTAAATAGAGCACATGAAATAACACATGATTTATGTAAATCACAATATCACTAACATTGTTCAGTGGTTGGGCAAGCCTTAGTTTTGCAATGAAGAGGCTAGCCCATGACTCACTGGATCTTTTTTGCGGTTGCACAGTGTGGAGTTAGGTCCAACAAAATCTCTATGATATTTCTGGGAAATAGAACTGTCATATTTAGGCCCAAATCATAAGTTGACCGTAGGAAAATGAGCATTGACGTTTGAAGAAGAATAAATAGGCTTATATTCAGAAAATTGTTCTCGCGGGATTGTTTATTCATTTTTTATCCCCGTTTTATAAGTAGtgcaatataatattttttaaatattttatatacaaGGTAAATAACCTTTATTTCCTTCCACTTTTCCGTTTCTTAACCAACtcttattcttcataaaaaaaccATCATAGTTCTTCAATTCTAGAAGCTTGAAAGTTCTTGTTTGGGGGTGAAAATTGGAAGAGGGTACTTTTTAGTTCAAATACTAATTTAGTAATTTAGTTTCAAATTACAAAACTTCATTGTTAATCCTGAAGAAACTAGATCACCACAACTTATGGATCTGCCATAATAATCTCAAGTCACTAAGCGAGCTTATACCAATAATTATACATATAACTAGTAAATTTACCCGCGCTTCGCGCGGTcatgaaatatattttttaagtttactaaaaattaaatatatacaaaaaataatttaaagtgtgATATTGCAAATttctcaatattaaaaaaaaatagcagaAACATCAACATAATGTGAGATAACTgggatataattaaaaaaattaatgtgACAAATATCTCAGATTTAAGTAATGTAGACAGAACTTTCAATTAGTAGTTAGTTACATATTTTGTAATTTCCAATTTTTCTTATAAGAGGAAGAAAAGAGAAGTAggtaaaaagaagaagagaaagaggaaacaatttttttaaaaggaaaaagcAGAAGAAGATGCAAATCTAAAAATTTCAACAGGTTAGGTAAAAGGGATAGATATGTTACCGCCTTATTGCAGATCATTTCTGCAGGAAGTTTCTTCTTTGCACATTTTATAACACAATAAATTAAGTTTCTCCATCATGcttaaaataaatgataatagaaGGAAACCTTTAGTACCAAATCTACGGTGACTCGTTCACAGAATATTTCTATTTGTGGTACTTTTTTCTTATTAGTATGAACCTTTATTACTAAAACGAAACCCTGAATTATATGCTAGAGGTAGAATTTTTCAGATATATTATTCTGTCATCTTAATTAAAATTTACATAATTAGCTAGCCTTCCCTGAGAGAGGTAACTTCTGTAATGAAGTTCAAGTATCAATCTTTCTCACTGAAAATACATAAACTTACGCTGCATGCTTACTCTTATGGATCATATTGGCTAGGTTGTTCATATCGAAGGGAATCTACTTTTTATCTTAGCCGATGAGTTTTTTCAACATCTACATGAGcgaaaaattaaatttaagttaaAGATATTAAAGGAATAACATAGTGAATATAATCCCAAACAAATAGGTAAAGAGAACACCCCATTCAAGCCCGAAAAGCTGAAACATACCTGATCATGAAAATAACTTTAATGTACAACCACAAAGGGAAGGCAACACCTTCTTTCAGAAAAAATAATTTGTCAAAAAAAGAGAGTTACATGGAATAAAGTGCTAACTGGATTGCGTCCGCAAATGGTGTTGTTCATCTCCGAAAGTCACGGGCTCAAGCCGTGAAAACAACCTCTTACAGAAATATTGAGTAAGGCCGCGTACATTAGACCCTTCTGGTCCAgctcttccccggaccccgcacataggagcttagtgcaccaagGCTGCCCTTTTTTCTTAAATGTCAAACACCAAAAAATACGAAAACATATCATAATGCATCAAATAAGATGCAACAGACAATAAGTCATCAGACAACCATTCTATTCCTGAAATAGTAATCTCATAGCAATAATAATTGTATTTCACTGAAGGATTAAATTAACAGCTTGGTTTAAGTAAAAAGATGCAAATAAGTCATGGCAGAAACCATAGAGTATCGATCATATTCAAGTTGGACTAAACATGCCAAATGATCAACATACTGTACACCAAACAACTTGATGTAGATGATTCCTACAGGAAAAGCACAATCTATATATACACTTAAATTTTCCAGTTGTGAAACTTACTTTCAAAATAAATGTATCACAACATTTCATCTTTCTAAAAGGATTAATGACCTAGTTTGCTAGATGATCAAAACAATAGGAGCGAGTAATTTATAAACCATagccttctttttctttctccaaaAGTGGGCAACAAAATATCCAAAAGATTAACCTAGTTTGCTAGATGAGCAAAACAATAGGAGCGATTAGTTTATAAACcgttgctttctttttctttctcagaAAGTGGGCAACAAAATTACCAAAAGATTCAGATTTATTTGCTATAAACAGAAAATCTgagaatataaaatataaagatacaGAAAACAACAAACAAACATGAAAAACCCATAAAAATCtctaaaacaaaaatagaaatttacCTTGGCAGCCAAGAGAAAGAAGTAACAGAGAGATATTTAGTTGCGAAAGTGGGACATGCTAGCCCGATTAGAGTAAAATCATAAAACCTACAAAAGTAAGAAATAAAAACGAATAGAATGCAAACTAATTCTGAGCCATTACTAATTATCGTTCACATGATATGATGACCGCATAAAAATCAATCATGGTACCATATTTTACTGGAAAATGAGAGAAAGAATGTGTCGACAGAATAGTAGAAGATAGACCGTCATGTCCGTTTCCAAAATTTTAATCAGCAATAAGAGAAGTGTCACGAttcaaaatctcacccgtcgtgatggcgcctatctcaatattaggcaagccgaaaatctcaataaactacaatttctctcaagattgaaaatataatatttaaatacaatacaaacacttctcaaaacctggtgtcactgagtacatgagcatctaatatgaatacaaggctggaaaatatagtctataatagtctgagaccaaatacagtgaacaaagagatagagaaggagagacaaggtctgcggaacatgacagctacctcaaaatctcctgaaaatcaaccgaGCGAAAGGATCAATACCCGCtatgtccggaaatacctagatctacacacgaagtgcagggtgtagtatgagtacaaccaactcaacaagtaacaataataaataaggaactgaagatagtaacgagctacacagttatggttcatttctagtaatcccagcaaagaatagacatgctatcaaatctggcagtttaatatcaaatcaattttaatacagttcctgttcatgtaatccgtatatcaacaatctttaagagatttcacaacaatgacggatagtaactaagtgcaacaacaaatgaaaatcaagtataacctctcaggacaacaatcactcactgggctcccatccctcatcactccctgggctcccagccctcatcactctttcaatgggtacccgtgctcactgggggtgtacagactccggaggggttcctatagcccaagcgctataatctgcatggacaactcacgtgccataatataaatatatggatccgcacgaccaactcacgtgctgcacggccaactcacatgctatagtataatatctggatccgtacggccaactcacgtgctatacggccaactcacgtgctatagtataatatctggatccgtacggccaactcacgtgccgcacggccaactcacgtgccgcacgaccaactcatgtgctatagtgaaataatataaatatccgaatccgcacggccaactcacgtgctatagtataatataaggatctgcacggccaactcacgtgctgcacggataactcacgtgctatagtatcaatatctcacaatcaggccctcggcctcactcagtcataaatctctccagtctctcgggctctcaataatcatgaaatcagcacaaacaataatgatatgatgtatcaataataataacagagactgagataaaatatgcaagtaaaaactgagactgagtacatataacatttagcaggcaattcaataagtacgcgacctctgtgggtcccaacaatactatcTCATAGCccaagcatgatttttaatatgatttacagttaaattttatcaacacatagagagcatatagctaataacaaattattcaactttacaatttttcgggacagaccaagtcacaatctcctcggtgcacgcccacacgcccgtcacctagcatgtgcgtcacctccaaaataatcgcaTGATACTAAAAttcggggttttaaaccctcagcaccagatttaaaactgttacttacttcaagccgtgaaattcttattctgcaatgccttttcctcgtgaattggtctccaaacgcctcgaatctggtcataaataatttgtttcagtcaataaaattcattggaattaattccataagaaaataatgattttccataaaaattcgaaaattagctcaaaaatcgcccgtggggctcacgtctcgaaactcgacaaaagttataaaatttagaaacccattcaaccacgagtctaaccataccaattttaccaaaatccgacctcaactcgaccctcaaatcttcaatttaaaccaagagggttttcaaatttttccaactcaattcaccaattaaatgataaaaacaaccatggattcaggtaatttaatcaatattgagttaagaacacttactcgttgttttctctgaaaatcacccaaaagtcgcctcaatccgagctccaaatcgtcaaaaactcTGCCCacacgatcgcgatgcacaacatcacagacatacgcgatcgcggactagtccacgcgatcgcgaagcacaaaacgcgTGACTTCTACtccgctccacttactctacgcgaacgcgaacttcgtcacgcgttcgcgagtcacaaaattCCAGAGCTACGCGATCACATCTCGCttcacgcgatcgtgaagcacaaaatgccaCTGCCTCACATTAACCCTATGCAATCGCagatatccccacgcgatcgTGTAGAACAAAAACCCCCACTGACTAAataagcctatgcgatcgcaaacgcattcacgcgatcgcgtagaaggaaaatattatcagatatcagaaaattccagtagctattcaagtccaaatttttgatccgttaactattcaaaactcacctgagccactcgggacctcgaccaaatataccaacaagtcctaaaatatcatacagacttagtcgaaccctcaaatcacctcaaactgcgctaaaatcatgaattacaccccaattcaagcctaatgaactttgaaatttttaatttccacaaacgactccggaacctatcaaatcacgtccgattgacctcaaattttgcacacaattcataaatgacataacaaaggtatttcaattttcagaatcgaatttcgaccccgatatcaaaaagtcaactgcccggtcaaacttctcaaaaattaaactttcggcatttcaagcctaattcctctacggacttccaaataatattctggaaacgctcctaagcccaaaatcaccatacggagctattggaatcatcaaaattcaaatccgaggtcgtgtACActtaggtccatatccggtccacttttctaacttaaattttcaattatgagactaagtgtcttatttcactccgagttcctttcggaaccgaaccaactaacccgataagtcataaatcagttgCAAAAcataaattaagcagtaaatgaggaaacagggttataatattcaaaacgaccgaccgggtcgttacaagaaaCAGACTGAATCTGTGGTCTTAATAGGAGACTCATGAATTAAAAGTGGAGGTTACATTATCCAAGGCCCCAATAGATTGTGAATCAGATTTGTGAAATAGATTTGtaactttttttaattaaaaaatgtgAATGTTTAGCATTCATTATTTTCCATTAATTATGAAAGGGTAGTGTAGTAACGGCAATATATTCTTCGAACGACACAACTGTGCATTAAAGGGTGGTAGTTTAACAGTCATTTCTCATAACTATAGGTAAATACAATTAAATTATGGTGTAAATGCATGAATATGTTGTTTTTTTAACATGAAAAAATGAGTTAAGAtggaaaaaaattgagaaaaagataAATACCTTTCCTAGCCTATAAGAGGTGCCAAGTCCGcattttttatctcttttttatatatagatagatatgtCAATCACCcggcaaaagaaaaagaatattccatcaaattaatcaaaatagtaATTAGAGTCTTCACGAATACCATAATTAGGATTAAACCCCAAGGCTACAGAATATGTATTTAAAGAGATTTCTCCTTCTTAAAAATGGTTTTAAGAGGAGAGGAAGCAAGTGAACGTACGGGGTTGAATTGTTGACTATTTAAAAATTAGTCGACTAACACAAGTATTAGTTGATTGATCACAATGCAGAATGAAAGTAAGCAGTAAAGAAGAGTAAATAACACACAGCGATTTATACTAGTTCGGTACTGTTGTGATACTTACATCCAGtttcccttgggtcacaagggttccCTTAAGATCTTTGAAAATGTTACAACACAGATGGTTTTAACGCGTTCACCACCAACGAATAGTATCACACCTTGAGTTCTGAGTAATTGACACAACTCTCTTTTGTGTTCTAGATCTTTCTATCTTTTGAGACACTGATAACTAAAGATTACAATGTTTGAACTAAGAAATAGACGGACTTAGAATACAATGTATGTAGTTGCGCAAGTCTTCTTCTTGAAAGTATCAGCCTTCTTATAGGAGAGAAAAGAGCTGTTGAGTCTTCAATGAAATCAGAGGCACGAGATCTTTGCAAAAGGGTTTTGACCCAAGGGGTGCCTCTTCGAATCCTGCTCTTTGAAGAATCCAGATTCGATTATAACTTTCCTTGTCACAGCTTGAATTAAGGAGCCATTTACGCCTGGAGTGAGCTTAATTCTGGACACAGAATAATTGCTGGCGAGCTTCTTGATTTGAGTATCCGTGATTGGCAATCTGAGTTCCTTTGATTGAGGATGAATAAATTTGCTTCTCTTGATTGACCATTGATGCAGCAACAACATCTTCATTCGAATCCTGATTGATCATTATTTGCTATTTCGAATCCTGTAGCAATCGAATATTGCTGAGCATctccattctttcctttttgttagtCCTGCAAATATAACATAAGATAAtattgtcatcattgaaacttaaacttaaacctatcaatctccccctttttgatgatgacaatcaAGAAGGAGTAAACAATAATTTAAGATACTTCCCTTTGAAGATGGTGCTCCCCCTGAGTTGTGTTGCTCCCCCTGAGATTATGCCGTTTCCATCTCCTCCTGAATAACTGTAATTGCAGGTCCTCCTGCTGGTGTTTACTCACATTTTTTATCCTCCTTTGACAtcaataaaaaaggaaagaaaagctCACAGAATAATATAGGATAAAATATACATAAGAGCGTCCATAAGCCATGGATTTTGACTTGTAGGACTCAAACCTTGCCTTTTCACTGGGGCCATAGAAGATTAGCTTGTCCTCGGGACCAAATTCCAAGCGTTCCATTTTACCCTTCTTGCATGTAGCATTTTTGGGGGTTTGCTCCATGGGTCTCTTGCCGGCCTTTTTCTGGCTAATGTGAGGATTTTCAGATGGTTCGCTGCTTTCATTGTCTGCTCTGAGAAAATCTGAGTCAATGGACGACTCCACATCCACAGGCTCTTCAGTGTTAATAGGTTTTTGGAACCTTCGACTGCGTCTGGTTGCAGAGGATGGATTTCTTTTTGCCATGGTGTGAAGGGTTGTTTGTTAGAGAATGAGAGGAGTATTGGAGACAAAGGGTTTTTATTGAAGATTTTGGGAAGATCGAAGAGACGCCTTGGTTAATGGAAAGGCCAAGTTCAAACGAAAGAGATGGTTCAGAAGTGACTGATCGACGGTACTTGCAATAGTTACGCTTACACAGAAAAGTAATTAGATCACATAtaagtaagaaaataaaatattctagTGTAGGGTAAAATATTTTAAACACTCAAGGAAATATTTGATTTAAAAATTTGGCAcaatgccaatcttttttcaGAGAAGGCAGAATCTTTCTTCCAAAAGAGGTTTCGTATAATTATCAGCAAGTTGAGAATCAGTACTCATAAACTCTAAAACAATGTCACCTTTTGCTACATGATCACGAATAAAATGatatttaatttctatatgctttgctctagaatgatgcacagAATTCTTTGATAAATAATGTAATGACCtcaaatgttatctttaaatttaataagtaattatgtgttataagatctcaaaaattattatttatcattcctcgacttgcatgtgcagtccataaaatttttcggaaagtttttatgtgaaaaatagattaaaatgtaaaatagagcCGTAAAACTCatctgagttgactttggtcaacattttgagcaaatagaaccggatcagtattttgacaattccgatAGCTCTGTATCGTGATtcgggacttgggcgtattcccagaatttaatttggagatccctagctcaagttatgatcatttaacggaaactcgtaatttaaaggctaaagatttccaagtttgaccacggggttgactttttgatatcagaaccggaatccgattctgaaaatttgaatagctccattatgtcatttatgacttgtgtgctgaatttgaagttattccggactcatttaatatgttttggcacaagatttacaaattgaaaagtttaaaactcaaagttcgtatcggggtgtgaattataattttagcgttgtttgacgtgatattaGACCCCTAGTAAGTCCGCATTATGTtacaggacttgttggtataattggttgacgTTCCGGGGGGCTTGGGTAgattctggatggttaacagatcaaaatttggacttaaggaaaaatctgaaattttggccttctggtgtaatcacacctgcggtcaaatttccgcagaagcgggactgcagatgcggtcaattttccgcaaaagcggaaatcgCACATGTGGTAAATTTTTCGCAGAAGCAAAAACCGCACTTGCGGTcaaatttccgcagaagcggaaatgctcGACAGAACACATAAAATCGGGTTTTAGCCATTTTAActcttttttgagttttgagtctcggattttggcgattccaaAGCGATTTTTcatgactttgaattgggtaagtgttctataaccaaaagtgattatatttcataaatccatgtctatagtcatcatttattttggatttagatggaagaaattggaatttttataaaatcttccaaaaacgaaaaatttagatttggaggtccattcgacatcggaattagataattattgtatggttggactcgtctcggaatgggtgttctaatttagtaagtttttccgagatttgagacgtgggccccactgtcgatttttaaaatgaatttcagattttaatccggaaattagtaaattcatatgtaattaattcttacaatttgtattgaatatattttgaattgtttatgactagatttgagaatttcggacaCTAATTCGTGAGGCAAGGGTATATTGGAAATTTGATATTTGATTTCGAAGTgatgtaagtgtcgtggttaaccttgactttagggaatagaacccttaaattatttgttatgtgaaatgcatgtgaacgacgtataggcaaggtgacgagtgtctatacgtcatcaaattaattgcttgcctacttacttgaaaatcataaattgttttaaatcatgaattaattattataataattgtttctctcctattctttgttaaatattaatccttgaattcttgcattatttgttacatgctatttgaattatgtgtcttaattgttatttgacatttaacatattaaatattaaactgcctattttctctctgatttccataataacttgctatttgtcattgtttatttcataattaaatcataattattgtatgtttgtcgtcttataattttatattaattattgcatttattggagaaatttcttctataagaattggtaaatgaatatattggaggagcgggttgcacgccgcaatagccTTGAATtgctaaatgtatatatattggagg
The nucleotide sequence above comes from Nicotiana tabacum cultivar K326 chromosome 12, ASM71507v2, whole genome shotgun sequence. Encoded proteins:
- the LOC107798587 gene encoding blue copper protein, with the translated sequence MGNFRAGIFVLVLFLCCVVPSLATVYTVGDSAGWAMGVDYSTWATGKTFNVGDSLLFNYPSGHTVDEVSASDYQSCTAGNAITSDKSGATTISLKTAGTHYFTCGAMGHCSGGMKLAVTVAAAGGGGGGSTTPSSGTTTPSSGTTTSTATPTPDTTTTGTTSHPSASETLSPFIPLLISGVAAIFYFFVIS